One genomic segment of Primulina tabacum isolate GXHZ01 chromosome 9, ASM2559414v2, whole genome shotgun sequence includes these proteins:
- the LOC142504615 gene encoding uncharacterized protein LOC142504615, producing MSNTSTPSNRKDIAWNYATLPDPKNPNIVCCCFCAKITNGGIYRHKLHLVGGNRNVKACPKGPEHVKEEIKEFIQKKNVLKNQMDDIPHLDDIVDLEENEDDDDIQTKLKGKRPISGSSILPTMQGKRCKQAGPIDLYFAKDVEEIVRQRRAKNKGQFDENKKKLREDAVQKFATWMYDAGIPFNVVKYDSLKPCIDAIGTFGVGMKPPSYHEVRVKYLKKELTNTNLFLKSYEEDHARYGCTVMADGWTDKKSITLINLLVNGPKGTIFVESVDASSYSHTADKMYELLSKFVNRIGEQDVVQVVTDNASCNVRAGRLLENNFPHLYWTPCAAHCLDLMLEEIFKIPNLKKLHERALMVNGYIYNRPQLLSMMREFTGQRDMVRTAKTRFATAFLTLKRFQVQLANLRKMFTSEKWAKSRYSRETAGKRVAEVILMPSFWKTTVFALKVGGPLLKVLRLVDGEKRSPMGYIYEAMDRVKEAIAASFNNNEEKYRCIFEIIDKR from the exons ATGTCAAACACATCAACTCCATCAAATCGAAAAGACATTGCTTGGAATTATGCAACACTTCCGGATCCTAAAAATCCAAATATTGtatgttgttgtttttgtgctAAAATAACAAATGGTGGGATTTATCGGCACAAGCTACATTTGGTTGGGGGCAATAGAAATGTGAAAGCTTGTCCGAAGGGTCCGGAGCATGTTAAAGAAGAAATTAAAGAGTTTATACAAAAAAAGAATGTTTTGAAGAATCAAATGGATGATATTCCTCATTTAGATGATATTGTTGATttggaagaaaatgaagatgatgatgatatTCAAACTAAATTGAAAGGGAAACGACCAATATCCGGTTCAAGTATCCTTCCTACGATGCAGGGTAAAAGATGTAAACAAGCAGGGCCTATTGATCTTTATTTTGCGAAAGATGTAGAAGAAATTGTCAGACAGAGACGTGCGAAAAATAAAGGCCAGTTTGatgaaaataagaagaaattaAGAGAAGATGCGGTTCAGAAATTTGCTACGTGGATGTATGATGCCGGAATTCCTTTTAATGTTGTTAAATACGATTCTTTGAAACCCTGTATTGATGCTATTGGGACTTTTGGAGTGGGAATGAAACCTCCATCATATCATGAAGTAAGAGTTAAGTATTTGAAGAAGGAGTTGACAAATACGAACCTGTTTCTCAAATCCTACGAAGAAGATCATGCTAGGTATGGTTGTACAGTCATGGCAGATGGGTGGACGGATAAAAAAAGTATAACTCTTATAAATCTTTTGGTAAATGGCCCTAAAGGAACTATATTTGTTGAATCGGTGGATGCTTCAAGTTATTCTCACACTGCTGATAAGATGTATGAGTTACTTTCTAAATTTGTGAATCGAATTGGAGAACAGGATGTGGTTCAGGTTGTAACAGataatgcaagctgcaatgttAGAGCag GTCGTCTTTTGGAAAACAATTTTCCACACTTGTATTGGACTCCATGTGCAGCTCATTGCTTAGATTTGATGCTTGAAGAAATATTCAAAATTCCTAACCTCAAAAAATTGCATGAACGGGCATTGATGGTGAATGGTTATATTTACAATAGACCACAGTTGTTGAGCATGATGAGAGAGTTTACTGGACAGAGAGACATGGTAAGAACTGCAAAGACTCGTTTCGCAACCGCTTTTTTGACTTTAAAGCGGTTTCAAGTTCAACTAGCAAACCTGAGAAAGATGTTTACATCTGAAAAGTGGGCAAAAAGTCGATATTCTAGAGAGACGGCTGGAAAACGTGTTGCAGAAGTGATATTGATGCCTTCTTTTTGGAAAACTACGGTTTTTGCGTTAAAAGTTGGCGGCCCATTGCTGAAAGTATTGCGGCTAGTAGACGGTGAAAAAAGGTCCCCAATGGGTTACATCTATGAGGCAATGGACAGAGTCAAAGAAGCTATCGCTgcatcatttaataataatgaaGAGAAATATCGTTGTATTTTTGAAATCATCGACAAAAGATAG